In Desulfosudis oleivorans Hxd3, the DNA window AACGCCAATTTCTTGACCCAGGTGGCGTCGGTCATGCGAATGCGGATGCCGGAGTAATATTTTTCCCAGATTCGCGGCACCGCGTATCCCACGGTGGGCGAGACTTCCTGCATGTTCTCCATCACCGTGTCCGGCTTTTCCACAAAGTTGACGACGTAGCCGTGGCGAATGTGGGCAAACACGGAAAAAAGCCGTTCAAAGATGTGGCACAGGGGCAGAAAGGAGAGCACCTCGTCCTTGTTGTCGATGCGATTCTGCTGTTCGATGGCATGGGCCATCCAGGTGACGTTGCCGTGGGTGAGCATGGCGCCCTTGGGCATGCCGGTGGTGCCGGAGGTGTAGATCAGCACGCAGAGGTCTTCCGGCCGAAGTTCGGCCATGCGGGCATCCACAACAGCGGTGTCCATGGCCCGGCCGGCTTTCACCAGCCGGTCATAGGCCATGACCATGGGATCGGAAAACTCCCGCAGCCCCTTGGTATCCCATACGATGACTTTTTTCAGGGAAGGCGCGTTTTCCCGGAAGGAGAGCCACTTGTCCAGCTGCTCTTCGTTCTCTACAAAAAAGAAGCGGGCCTCGGCATGGTTGATCACATACTCCACCTCCTGCCAGGCGTTGGTGGTGTAGATGCCCACGGCCACGCCGCCGGCGCACTGAATGCCCATGTCGATCATGACCCACTCGGGGCAGTTGTCCCCGATGATGGCTACCCGGTCGCCTTTCTCAAGTCCCATGTCGACCAGGGCGCAGGCGATGGCCCGGGCCGTGTCGTAATATTCCTGCCAGGAGATGTCGTGCCACAGGCCGAAATCTTTGTTCCGCATGGCAACGGTATCGCCCTTTTTCGCCACCGTCTCCTTGAACAGGGCCGGCGTGGTGGTTGCCAGTGCGTTGCCGTTGGCGTCGTGTGCCAGTATTTCCGTCATTATCGCCACACCTTCTTTCGTTTCCACCGCTGATAGCCCTTTGCCGAATCCTGGGACCGGACCCCCATGTAAAACTCTTTGACGTTTTCGTCCTCCATCAGCTCGGCGCTGGGACCCTTTAACACGAAGCGGCCGTTTTCCAGAATCATGGCCGTATGGGAAATCTTGAGGGCCATGCGGGCGTTCTGCTCCACCAGCAGCACCGTGACCCCTTCCGCGTGAATCGCGGTGATGATCCTGAATATCTCCTGAACCAGAATCGGCGACAGGCCCAGAGAGGGCTCGTCGAGAAACAGGAGCCGGGGACGGCTCATCATGGCCCGGCCGATGGCCAGCATCTGCTGCTCACCGCCGGAAAGGGTGCCGGCCCACTGGTTCTGCCGCTGCTGGAGTACCGGAAAATACCGGTACACGCGGTCGAAATCTCCGGCAACCTCTTTTCTGTTTTTCCGGGTGTAGGCCCCCATCAAAAGGTTTTCCCGCACCGTCAACTCCTCGAACACCTCCCGTCCCTCGGGCACGTAGGAGATGCCCATGCGAACGATGGCTTCGGTGTCCTTTCCGTCGATGCGCCTGCCGTCAAACTCAATGGAGCCCTTGTCCGGCTGATCGTCGATCAGGCCCATGATGGTTTTGAGGATGGTGGACTTTCCGGCGCCGTTGTTGCCCAGAATGGCGGTGATACTGCCCTCCTCTATGGACAGGGAGACGCCCCGGACCGCGTAAATCAGGTCATAATAGGTTTCGATGTTTTTGACTTCCAGCAGTGCGCCCATGTCCTCTTAAGCCTTTCCATCCGAATCGGTTGCCTGAATGTCGCATGTGGCATCCTGCACCTGCTCGTCTTCTCCCAGGTATGCCTTCAGCACTTCCGGATGACACCGCACCTGGTCCGGGGTGCCGATGGTGATGGTTTTGCCGAAATTCAACGCCAGAATGCGATCGGAGATGTCCATCACCATGGACATGTCGTGTTCGATGAGCAGGATGGTGACGCCCAGTTCGTCCTGAATGTCCTTGATCCAGAACACCATGTCCTGTTTTTCCTCGGCATTCATGCCGGCGCAGGGCTCGTCGAGCAGCAGGAGCTCGGGCTCGGCGGCCAGTGCCCGGCCCAGCTCGATCTTCTTGCGGGTGCCATAGGGCAGTGCCCCCACAAAGCTGTTTCGCACCACCTGAAGCTCCAGCAGGTCGATAATCTCCTCCACCTTTCGGCGGTGGGCCTGCTCCTCTTTTCCGGCAAAGGAGCGTTTGCCCCACATGAATCCGCCCCGGAAAAGACCTGTCTTCATGAAGAGGTGACGGCCCACCATGATGTTTTCCATGGTGTTCATCCGGTCGAACAGCTCAATGTTCTGAAAGGTGCGGGCAATACCGGCCCTGGCCACCCGGTCCGGCTTCTTTCCCACCAGGTTGACCCCCTTGAAGACCACGGCACCGGAAGAAGGGGGGTAGATGCAGTTGATGCAGTTGAACAGGGTGGTTTTCCCGGCGCCGTTGGGGCCGATGATGGCAAACACCTCACCCTGGGCCACATCAAAGGTGATGTCGTCCAGGGCCTTTAAGCCGCCGAAAACCATGGAAAGTGAAGAGACGGAAAAAAATGTCATAACATGGGTTCCTGCCCGGTCTGTTTCGACAAACCATGGCCGCCCCTGAAGCCGGGGCGGCCATGGTGGTTGTTGTTTATTCCGCCTTTGACGGCAGGTAGGTGGTTGTTACCCAGTCGGTCAGGATCTTGGATCCGCCGTTTTCCGTGCACTCCTGGAGAAAGACCTCTCCCTGGCCCAGGCGACAGAGGGGGTCCTTGGGGTCAAAGGGCTTGTAGTTGATACGGCCCAGGACGCCCTTGAAGTTCTTCATGTTTTCCAGTTCCTTGACCAGTTTCTCCCGGGTCAGGTCCTTTCCACAGCGGCGGATGGCCTCCACCAGGGGCTCGGCAAAGCCGATACCCGCGAGAAAGGTGTAGCCGTACCGTTCATCCTTGGCCGCGAACTTGTCAAAGGCATCGGTCTTGTACTTGGCGACCATTTTCTGAACCGGATTATCAAGAAGCTGGACTTCCCCCACATGGCCCGTGGGTTCGGCAAGACCGAAAGATGCCGTGATCAGGCCCTTACAAAGGCCCTTGGTGATGGCCATCATCAGGGGAAAGTCACCGCAGGTGGAGGTGGACATCCAGGTGGGCTCAAACTGCATGGCCTTGCCCGTGCCGATGATGCGGGCCACATGACCAGGGGTGACAAACAGCAGCACCGCGTCGGCCCCGGCTTTTTTCAGCTCCATGACATGGGGAATCATGTCGGTATCAGCCACGTTGACCGGCACCTTGACGGCCAGCTCCAGGCCCGCCTTTTTAAGCTGGTACTCAGCGCCTTCCACGCCCTGCTTGCCGTAGTCGTCATTCTGAAAGGCAATGGCAATTTTCTTCTTGCCCATGGTTTCAACGGCATACTGGCACAGGAGCTGGGCATCGCCCATGTAGAAGGGATAAACGTTGAACAGGTATTTCTGGGGCGGCTCCACCCAGTGGCGGGAACCGGCAGACGGACCGATCCAGGGAATCTTGTTTTCCATCAGGTAGTCCTTGACCGCCAGGCCCGTGGCCGTGCCCACGCCGCTGACCCAGGCGAACATGCCCTCCTGTTCCTGAAGCTGCTTGACGCCGGCCACGGTCTTGGCCGGGTTGTAGGCATCGTCAAAATAGTGATGGACCAGCTTGCGGCCGTGAATGCCGCCTTCGGCATTGATCATTTTAAAGTAGGCGTCGGTACCCCGGGCCACGGCGCCCCAGGGCGCGGCCGGGCCGGTCTGGGGACCCCACTGGCCGATGTGAATCTCGGTATCGGTCACGCCGACCTCGCACATGCCGGCCGTGCCGAAGCACAGGGCCAGTGCGGCGCTGATGATGATTATCGCTGCGAATCGTTTCATGGTTTCCTCCCTCTTTAAAAGAGTTGTTGTTGACTGCTGCGTTGCGTCTGAAATCAGACCTTCTTAATATAGTGTTTTGCCAGCAGACCGCTGGGCTTGACACACAGAACAATGACGATGACCACAAAGGCCACCACCGATTTAAATTCAATGGAGACGTAGCCGCCGAAAAGGTGCTCGATCACCCCCACCAGGTAGGCGCCCACCACGGCGCCGGGAAGCGATGTCATACCCCCGACAACGGCGCCGGCAAACCCCTTGAGCATGGGATCCCACATCATGAAGGGCTCCATGATCACCGGCGCGGCCAGGAGGCCGGCCACCGAGCCCACCATGGCCGATATGCCCCAGGTGACCATCTTGATCCGGTTGGTGCGAATGCCCATGAGCCGGGCCGCGGTCTCGTTCTGCTGAGTGGCCTTCATGGCCACGCCCAGCTTTGAAAAACGGAAAAAAAGAAAAAGAATAGTCATGATCACCAGGGCCACCACCAGTGTCAGCAGATCCAGGGTGCTGATAAAAATGTTACCGATCATCACGCTGTCGTAGCTGGAAATGGGAAAGGGAAGGGATCTCTGGTCCGCGCCGAATTTCCACGACACCAGACCCAGCAGGATCATCTCCAGGCCGATGGTGATGATGATCAGGCCCAGCACGTTGGGCTCCTTGGCCCGGCGCAGAACGGCAAACTCCAGAATGCAGCCCAGCACCATGGCAAAGGCCAGTGCCCCGGCAAAGGCGGCCCAGACCGGGGCCCCGTAGGAATTCATCAGCAGATAGGAAATAAACACCGGCGCCAGGGCCATTTCGCCCTGGACAAAATTGGGCACCTCGGATGCCTTGTAGATGAGTACCATGCCCAGGCCCATCAGCGCGTAGGCACTGCCCACCGCGATGCCGCTGACGATCATCTGAACCAGGTTGACCATGAAAACTCCTTTACCGCGGAACGCAAATTAAAACGGCCATGTTTTCCAGTATTTTTTCGCTCGTATCCAGATGCCGTAAATACCAAGCGGCTCAAACAGCATGATACTGACCAGGATCACCCCAAAGACGATGAACTGAATATTGGAGACCCCGGTCAAAGAAAAATAGGAGGAGGAGAGGCTCCGCAGCCAGTCGCCAAGGTAGGGAATGCTTAAGATATTGCGAAGCTCCAGGTCCACCCAGCCCAGCACCAGGGCGCCGGCAATGGGACCCATGATCGACCCCAGGCCCCCCACCACGGCCATGGTGAGAAACATGATGGAAAGGAACAGGCTGAAGAGCTCGGGGTCGATAAAGCCCAGCACAAAGGCGTACAGCCCGCCGGCAATGCCGGCGTAAAAGGCGCTGACGGCAAAGGCCAGGGTCTTGTAGAACACCAGGTTGATGCCCATGGTTTCGGCGGCGATGTCGGCGTCCCGAATGGCGATAAAGGCCCGGCCTACCTTTGTTTTGATCACATTCCGGGCAAACAGCACCAGCAGCACGGCAATGGGCACCGCCAGAAAATAAAAATCCTGGTCGGTCTTGAGCTCGCGCCCGAAAACCACCAGGTCCGGGGCGTTAAGCCCCTGGCGCCCCCCCAGCAACTCGATTTTGCCGATCACCTGGGTGATGGTGAGGCCGAAGCCCAGGGTGGCAATAGCCAGGTAGGGCCCTTCCAGCCGAAGGGCGGGCAGGCCCAGCAGAAACCCCAGCAGCCCCGCGATCAGGGCCGCAAGCACCAGGGCCGCCAGAAAAGGCAGGTGAGCCTCGGTCATCAGGGTGATGGTGCCATAGGCCCCCACGGCATAAAAACCGGCATGGCCCAGGGATATCTGACCGGTAAATCCCACCAGCATGTTGAGGCCCACCACCACGATAATCTGAATGGCGATGTAGTTGGCCACATAGATGTAGTAGTTGTAATTGTAGTGCTTGCACAGAAAAGGGAAGGCCGCCAGAAAACACCCCAGGACCACAAACCAGAAAACAACCGCGCCCGAGGAAAAAATCTCGACATCCTCATAATAATTGCGCTTCATATCCATGAGCAGTATCCCGTATGAAAAAGAATGAAGATGTCCGGGTGACCCCGGCATGAAACATCCGGCCCCGGCCGAATTTACATGGAGATTTCAGTATGCCGTACGCCTTTGATTTTGTCAACAGACGAATGCTCACTGTCCGTAAATGGCGACCGCAAACACCGGTTGTATTCATAGCCACCGGTTCTTCTTGAAATAGACCAGCAGGCCGGCGGCCACGGTGATCATCACGGCCCACACCGCCGGATACCCCCATTTCCAGGAGAGCTCGGGCATGTGGACAAAGTTCATGCCGTAGATGCCGGCGATAAAGGTCAGTGGAATAAAGAGGGTGGCGATGATGGTCAGCACCTTCATCACCGCGTTCATGCGGTTGCTCAGGATGGACAGATAAAGGTCCTGAAGGCTGTTGAGGCTGTCCCGCAGGGATTCAGCGGTTTCCAGTGCCCGCACCGTATGGTCGGACACATCCTGAAAAAAAAGCCGGGTGGCTTTGCTGATATGGACAAACTCTCCTTTTTTAAGCTGCACCATCATGTCACGCAGGGGCCAGACCTGCCGGTGAAACGCAAGAATCTCTTTCTTGATGGCATGAATCGCCTTGAGCGTGTCCGGAGAGGGGTCGCCGAGCAGCTCCTCTTCCAGGTCTTCCACCCGGGCATTGAGATGTTCCAGAATAACAAAATAGTGGTCCACCACCGCGTCCAGCAACGCATAAGCCAGGTAGTCGGCCCCGCTCTTGCGCAGGGCGCCCTTGCCCTTTCGAATGCGCTCCCGCACCGGTTCAAACACATCTCCCCGCCGCTCCTGGAACGAAAGAATGTATCCGTTTCCAAGGACCACGCTCAACTGTTCTGAAACCACCCGGTGAGCCTCGACGTCATAGGAGAGCATGCGCACGACAAGATAGAGATAGGCATCATGGTCTTCGGCCTTGGGTCGCTGGCCGGTGTTGACAATATCCTCCATCACCAGGGGGTGAAGGCCGAAACAGCGGCCCACGGCCTCAATGGCCGCGATATCGTGCAGGCCGTCCACGTTGAGCCAGGTAACGGTCTTCCCGTCTCTTTCGGTGGGCACCTCATCGACGGAACCGATCTCCTTTTCCTGGAGCCGGGCGCCGTCATAGGAAATCAAAGAGAGGCGAACCCTGTCGGCCTTCTTCTCCCCGATATGGACCAGGGTGCCCGGCGAAAGCCCGGCCTTGTTGGACATTTTTTTCTGCAGCCGCAGCATAAACAACCTCCCATGGTCTCGATTGCCCCCCGGTTTTATTCGTCGTCGGTCGAGGGGGGCGGCGTCTCGCTATGAAGGTGCACATCCACCTGGGGAAAGGCGATGGTGATGCCCCGTTCCCGGAAAAGCCGGTCAATGGCGAACCGGACCTCGGTCTCCACCGCGTAGAAATAGGCCACGTGGGTCCAGAAGCGAAGCAGAAAAACCAGCGAGCTGTCTCCGAAATCCTTGAACACCACATCCGGCTTCGGTGTTTTAAGCACCCGGGGAATACCGGCGGCCACCTCCAGCAGGGTGGTGCGCACCAGCTCCACGTCGGAGCCGTAGGCCACGCCCACGGCAACCTTTCTGCGCAACCGCTTGTCCTGAAAACTCCAGTTGATGACCCGGTTGCTGATCAGCTCGGCATTGGGAATGATCAAAGAAGCGTTATCGTAGGTCTGCACAATGGTGGCGCGCACATTGATCTTTTTCACGGTGGCCCAGGTGCCGTCCACCTCGATGTCGTCACCCACCTGAATGGGCCGTTCAAACAGGAGGATCAGGCCGCTGACAAAGTTGTTGAAAATGTTCTGCAGACCGAACCCCAGGCCTATGCCGATGGCGCCCAGGACCA includes these proteins:
- a CDS encoding AMP-dependent synthetase/ligase, translated to MTEILAHDANGNALATTTPALFKETVAKKGDTVAMRNKDFGLWHDISWQEYYDTARAIACALVDMGLEKGDRVAIIGDNCPEWVMIDMGIQCAGGVAVGIYTTNAWQEVEYVINHAEARFFFVENEEQLDKWLSFRENAPSLKKVIVWDTKGLREFSDPMVMAYDRLVKAGRAMDTAVVDARMAELRPEDLCVLIYTSGTTGMPKGAMLTHGNVTWMAHAIEQQNRIDNKDEVLSFLPLCHIFERLFSVFAHIRHGYVVNFVEKPDTVMENMQEVSPTVGYAVPRIWEKYYSGIRIRMTDATWVKKLAFKAALAIGHKRATLKMNFEKVPLYLEVLFNIGYFAVFRKLKKRLGFDRLRVAYSGAAPISPEMLRAYQAIGVRLIEGYGQTEGTGVTCTSQLERVKFGTVGRPLPGCQVRIAEDGEILVKSPGVFVGYFKDEKATQEALQDGWLYSGDVGVLDSDGFLKITDRKKDIIITAGGKNITPQYIENKLKASPYINDAVVIGDRRKYLTSLIMLDEDNVMKFAQDNKIPFSTYGDLTQNSQIKQLIQHEVDEVNKTLARVENIRKFSIIPKKLYQEDGEVTPTMKVKRKKVYEAFSNLIEAMY
- a CDS encoding ABC transporter ATP-binding protein: MGALLEVKNIETYYDLIYAVRGVSLSIEEGSITAILGNNGAGKSTILKTIMGLIDDQPDKGSIEFDGRRIDGKDTEAIVRMGISYVPEGREVFEELTVRENLLMGAYTRKNRKEVAGDFDRVYRYFPVLQQRQNQWAGTLSGGEQQMLAIGRAMMSRPRLLFLDEPSLGLSPILVQEIFRIITAIHAEGVTVLLVEQNARMALKISHTAMILENGRFVLKGPSAELMEDENVKEFYMGVRSQDSAKGYQRWKRKKVWR
- a CDS encoding ABC transporter ATP-binding protein, with amino-acid sequence MTFFSVSSLSMVFGGLKALDDITFDVAQGEVFAIIGPNGAGKTTLFNCINCIYPPSSGAVVFKGVNLVGKKPDRVARAGIARTFQNIELFDRMNTMENIMVGRHLFMKTGLFRGGFMWGKRSFAGKEEQAHRRKVEEIIDLLELQVVRNSFVGALPYGTRKKIELGRALAAEPELLLLDEPCAGMNAEEKQDMVFWIKDIQDELGVTILLIEHDMSMVMDISDRILALNFGKTITIGTPDQVRCHPEVLKAYLGEDEQVQDATCDIQATDSDGKA
- a CDS encoding ABC transporter substrate-binding protein; the encoded protein is MKRFAAIIIISAALALCFGTAGMCEVGVTDTEIHIGQWGPQTGPAAPWGAVARGTDAYFKMINAEGGIHGRKLVHHYFDDAYNPAKTVAGVKQLQEQEGMFAWVSGVGTATGLAVKDYLMENKIPWIGPSAGSRHWVEPPQKYLFNVYPFYMGDAQLLCQYAVETMGKKKIAIAFQNDDYGKQGVEGAEYQLKKAGLELAVKVPVNVADTDMIPHVMELKKAGADAVLLFVTPGHVARIIGTGKAMQFEPTWMSTSTCGDFPLMMAITKGLCKGLITASFGLAEPTGHVGEVQLLDNPVQKMVAKYKTDAFDKFAAKDERYGYTFLAGIGFAEPLVEAIRRCGKDLTREKLVKELENMKNFKGVLGRINYKPFDPKDPLCRLGQGEVFLQECTENGGSKILTDWVTTTYLPSKAE
- a CDS encoding branched-chain amino acid ABC transporter permease — encoded protein: MVNLVQMIVSGIAVGSAYALMGLGMVLIYKASEVPNFVQGEMALAPVFISYLLMNSYGAPVWAAFAGALAFAMVLGCILEFAVLRRAKEPNVLGLIIITIGLEMILLGLVSWKFGADQRSLPFPISSYDSVMIGNIFISTLDLLTLVVALVIMTILFLFFRFSKLGVAMKATQQNETAARLMGIRTNRIKMVTWGISAMVGSVAGLLAAPVIMEPFMMWDPMLKGFAGAVVGGMTSLPGAVVGAYLVGVIEHLFGGYVSIEFKSVVAFVVIVIVLCVKPSGLLAKHYIKKV
- a CDS encoding branched-chain amino acid ABC transporter permease; the protein is MDMKRNYYEDVEIFSSGAVVFWFVVLGCFLAAFPFLCKHYNYNYYIYVANYIAIQIIVVVGLNMLVGFTGQISLGHAGFYAVGAYGTITLMTEAHLPFLAALVLAALIAGLLGFLLGLPALRLEGPYLAIATLGFGLTITQVIGKIELLGGRQGLNAPDLVVFGRELKTDQDFYFLAVPIAVLLVLFARNVIKTKVGRAFIAIRDADIAAETMGINLVFYKTLAFAVSAFYAGIAGGLYAFVLGFIDPELFSLFLSIMFLTMAVVGGLGSIMGPIAGALVLGWVDLELRNILSIPYLGDWLRSLSSSYFSLTGVSNIQFIVFGVILVSIMLFEPLGIYGIWIRAKKYWKTWPF
- the corA gene encoding magnesium/cobalt transporter CorA, yielding MLRLQKKMSNKAGLSPGTLVHIGEKKADRVRLSLISYDGARLQEKEIGSVDEVPTERDGKTVTWLNVDGLHDIAAIEAVGRCFGLHPLVMEDIVNTGQRPKAEDHDAYLYLVVRMLSYDVEAHRVVSEQLSVVLGNGYILSFQERRGDVFEPVRERIRKGKGALRKSGADYLAYALLDAVVDHYFVILEHLNARVEDLEEELLGDPSPDTLKAIHAIKKEILAFHRQVWPLRDMMVQLKKGEFVHISKATRLFFQDVSDHTVRALETAESLRDSLNSLQDLYLSILSNRMNAVMKVLTIIATLFIPLTFIAGIYGMNFVHMPELSWKWGYPAVWAVMITVAAGLLVYFKKNRWL